A region of Saccharomyces paradoxus mitochondrion, complete genome DNA encodes the following proteins:
- the cox2 gene encoding Cox2p, whose amino-acid sequence MLDLLRLQLTTFIMNDVPTPYACYFQDSATPNQEGILELHDNIMFYLLVILGLVSWMLYTIVMTYSKNPIAYKYIKHGQTIEVIWTIFPAVILLIIAFPSFILLYLCDEVISPAMTIKAIGYQWYWKYEYSDFINDSGETVEFESYVIPDELLEEGQLRLLDTDTSMVVPVDTHIRFVVTAADVIHDFAIPSLGIKVDATPGRLNQVSALIQREGVFYGACSELCGTGHANMPIKIEAVSLPKFLEWLNEQ is encoded by the coding sequence ATGTTAGATTTATTAAGATTACAATTAACAACATTCATTATGAATGATGTACCAACACCTTATGCATGTTATTTTCAGGATTCAGCAACACCAAATCAAGAAGGTATTTTAGAATTACATGATAATATTATGTTTTATTTATTAGTTATTTTAGGTTTAGTATCTTGAATGTTATATACAATTGTTATAACATATTCAAAAAATCCTATTGCATATAAATATATTAAACATGGACAAACTATTGAAGTTATTTGAACAATTTTTCCAGCTGTAATTTTATTAATTATTGCTTTTCCTTCATTTATTTTATTATATTTATGTGATGAAGTTATTTCACCAGCTATAACTATTAAAGCTATTGGATATCAATGATATTGAAAATATGAATATTCAGATTTTATTAATGATAGTGGTGAAACTGTTGAATTTGAATCATATGTTATCCCTGATGAATTATTAGAAGAAGGACAATTAAGATTATTAGATACTGATACTTCTATAGTTGTACCTGTAGATACACATATTAGATTTGTTGTAACAGCTGCTGATGTTATTCATGATTTCGCTATCCCAAGTTTAGGTATTAAAGTTGATGCTACTCCTGGTAGATTAAATCAAGTTTCTGCTTTAATTCAAAGAGAAGGTGTTTTCTATGGGGCATGCAGTGAATTGTGCGGGCTGGGACATGCCAACATACCAATTAAAATTGAAGCAGTATCATTACCTAAATTTTTGGAATGATTAAATGAACAATAA
- the cox1 gene encoding maturase-reverse transcriptase, whose protein sequence is APFCLIYHCIEVLIDKHISVYSMNENFTVSFWFWFLVVTYMEFRYVNHMAYSVGANSTGTMACHKSAGVKQPVQGKNCSMARLTNSLQECLGFSLTPSHSGIVVHACVLEEEVHELTKYESLTLSKSWHSESCTSSNGKLRNMGLSERGNSGDNGVFMVPKFNLNKVRYFSTLSRLNVRKEDSLTYLTKMNTTDFSELNKLMENNYNNPENINTRILKLMSDIRLLLIAYNKIKSKKGNMSKGSNNITLDGINISYLNKLSKDINTNMFKFSPVRRVEIPKTSGGFRPLSVGNPREKIVQESMRMILEIIYNNSFSNYSHGFRPNLSCLTAIIHCKNYMQHCNWFIKVDLNKCFDTIPHNMLINVLNERIKDKGFIDLLYKLLRAGYVDKHNNYHHTTLGITQGSVVSPILCNIFLDKLDKYLENKFENEFNIGSMSNRSRNPIYNDLSSKIRRCKLLSDKLKLIRLRDHYQRNLGSDKSFKRAYFVRYADDIIIGVMGSHDDCKNILNDMNNFLTENLGMSINMDKSIIKHSKEGVSFLGYDVKVTPWEMRPYRMIKKGDKFIRVRHHTSLVVNAPIRSIVMKLNKNGYCSPGMVGKPMGVGRLIHEEMKTILMHYLAVGRGIMNYYRLATNFTTLRGRITYILFYSCCLTLARKFKLNTVKKVILKFGKVLTDPNSKVSFGIDDFKIRHKMNKTDSNYTPDEILDRFKYMLPRSLSLFSGICQVCGSKQNLEVHHVKMLNNAANKIKNDYLLGRMIKMNRKQITICKTCHYKIHQGKYNGPGL, encoded by the coding sequence GTGCGCCATTTTGCTTAATTTATCACTGTATTGAAGTGTTAATTGATAAACATATCTCTGTTTATTCAATAAATGAAAACTTTACCGTATCATTTTGGTTCTGATTCTTAGTAGTAACATACATAGAATTTAGATACGTAAACCATATGGCTTACTCAGTTGGGGCCAACTCAACGGGGACAATAGCATGCCATAAAAGCGCTGGAGTAAAACAGCCAGTGCAAGGTAAGAACTGTTCGATGGCTAGGTTAACGAACTCCTTACAAGAATGTTTAGGGTTCTCATTAACTCCTTCCCACTCGGGGATTGTGGTTCATGCTTGTGTATTGGAAGAAGAGGTACACGAGTTAACCAAATATGAATCATTAACTTTAAGTAAAAGTTGACATTCGGAGAGCTGTACGAGTTCAAATGGTAAATTAAGAAATATGGGATTGTCCGAAAGGGGAAACTCTGGGGATAACGGAGTCTTCATAGTACCCAAATTTAATTTAAATAAAGTGAGATATTTTAGTACTTTATCTAGATTAAATGTAAGGAAGGAAGACAGTTTAACGTATTTAACAAAGATAAATACTACGGATTTTTCCGAGTTAAATAAATTAATAGAAAATAATTATAATAATCCTGAAAACATTAATACTAGAATTTTAAAATTAATGTCAGATATTAGATTGTTATTAATTGCTTATAATAAAATTAAAAGTAAGAAAGGTAACATATCTAAAGGTTCTAATAATATTACCTTAGATGGAATTAATATTTCATATTTAAATAAATTATCTAAAGATATTAATACTAATATGTTTAAATTTTCTCCTGTTAGAAGAGTTGAAATTCCTAAAACATCTGGAGGATTTAGACCTTTAAGTGTTGGTAATCCTAGAGAAAAAATTGTACAAGAAAGTATGAGAATAATTTTAGAAATTATTTATAATAATAGTTTTTCTAATTATTCACATGGGTTTAGACCAAACTTATCTTGTTTAACAGCTATTATTCATTGTAAAAATTATATGCAACACTGTAATTGATTTATTAAGGTAGACTTAAATAAATGTTTTGATACAATTCCACATAATATGTTAATTAATGTATTAAATGAGAGAATCAAAGATAAAGGTTTCATTGATTTATTATATAAATTATTAAGAGCTGGATATGTTGATAAACATAATAATTATCATCATACAACTTTAGGAATTCTTCAAGGTAGTGTTGTCAGTCCTATTTTATGTAATATTTTCTTAGATAAATTAGATAAATATTTAGAAAATAAGTTTGAGAATGAATTCAATATTGGATCTATGTCTAATAGAAGTAGAAATCCAATTTATAATGATTTATCATCTAAAATTAGAAGATGTAAATTATTATCTGATAAATTAAAATTGATTAGATTAAGAGACCATTACCAAAGAAATTTGGGATCTGATAAAAGCTTTAAAAGAGCTTATTTTGTTAGATATGCTGATGATATTATCATTGGTGTAATGGGTTCTCATGATGATTGTAAAAATATTTTAAACGATATAAATAATTTCTTAACAGAAAATTTAGGTATGTCTATTAATATAGATAAATCCATTATTAAACATTCTAAAGAAGGAGTTAGTTTTTTAGGGTATGATGTAAAAGTTACACCTTGAGAAATAAGACCTTATAGAATGATTAAAAAAGGTGATAAATTTATTAGGGTTAGACATCATACTAGTTTAGTTGTTAATGCCCCTATCAGAAGTATTGTAATAAAATTAAATAAAAATGGTTATTGTTCTCCTGGAATAGTTGGAAAACCCATAGGGGTTGGAAGATTAATTCATGAAGAAATGAAAACCATTTTAATGCATTATTTAGCTGTTGGTAGAGGTATTATAAATTATTATAGATTAGCTACCAATTTTACTACATTAAGAGGTAGAATTACATACATTTTATTTTATTCATGTTGTTTAACGTTAGCAAGAAAATTTAAATTAAATACTGTTAAGAAAGTTATTTTAAAATTCGGTAAAGTATTGACCGATCCTAATTCAAAAGTAAGTTTTGGTATTGATGATTTTAAAATTAGACATAAAATAAATAAAACTGATTCTAATTATACTCCTGATGAAATTTTAGATAGATTTAAATATATGTTACCTAGATCTTTATCATTATTTAGTGGTATTTGTCAAGTTTGTGGTTCTAAACAAAATTTAGAAGTACATCATGTGAAAATATTAAATAATGCTGCCAATAAAATCAAAAATGATTATTTATTAGGTAGAATGATTAAGATAAATAGAAAACAAATTACTATCTGTAAAACATGTCATTATAAAATTCATCAAGGTAAATATAATGGTCCAGGTTTATAA
- the cox1 gene encoding hypothetical protein, with product MLMLLMMILTNNKVFMETLYYYLMFNFQLMSPFGVPVPGPAPETKDIKNLYESIMNNYINILNKYTININKDNINKLKFLDNYTEEEKGYYLSGLFEGDGNIYTRCFSITFSLEDVLLANYLCTYFKIGHITAKYNSNKELTAVKWNIMKKKEQEVFMNYINGKLLTYKRYDQYFKYNFNNRLNIKLLKPKEFDLTLNPWLTGFNDADGYFYTGFQKHKNSQWLKFHLELSQKDSYILDIIKKYFKTGGILKRDYKSGATAYIYKAQSSKAMKPFIEYFNNYQPLSTRRYKQYLLLNIAYLLKLNKLHMLTNSLLMLKELMLLQSVKNMSLEMKNELNNRVKIIINKTHYNNIE from the coding sequence ATATTAATATTATTAATAATAATTTTAACTAATAATAAAGTTTTTATAGAAACTTTATATTATTATTTAATATTTAATTTTCAATTAATATCTCCTTTTGGGGTTCCGGTCCCTGGTCCGGCCCCCGAAACTAAAGATATTAAGAATTTATATGAATCAATTATAAATAATTATATTAATATTTTAAATAAATATCTTATTAATATTAATAAAGATAATATTAATAAATTAAAATTTTTAGATAATTATACTGAAGAAGAAAAAGGTTATTATTTATCTGGATTATTTGAAGGAGATGGTAATATTTATACGAGATGTTTTTCAATTACTTTTTCTTTAGAAGATGTTTTATTAGCTAATTATTTATGTCTTTATTTTAAAATTGGTCATATTACAGCTAAATATAATTCTAATAAAGAATTAACAGCTGTTAAATGAAATATTATAAAAAAAAAAGAACAAGAAGTATTTATAAATTATATTAATGGTAAATTATTAACATATAAAAGATATGACCAATATTTTAAATATAATTTTAATAATCGTTTAAATATTAAATTATTAAAACCTAAAGAATTTGATTTACTATTAAATCCTTGATTAACAGGTTTTAATGATGCTGATGGTTATTTTTATCTAGGTTTTCAAAAACATAAAAATAGTCAGTGATTAAAATTTCATTTAGAATTATCACAAAAAGATAGTTATATTTTAGATATTATTAAAAAATATTTTAAACTTGGTGGTATTTTAAAAAGAGATTATAAATCTGGTGCTACAGCTTATATTTATAAAGCTCAATCATCAAAAGCTATAAAACCTTTTATTGAATATTTTAATAATTATCAACCATTAAGTCTTAGAAGATATAAACAATATTTATTATTAAATATTGCTTACTTATTAAAATTAAATAAATTACATATATTACTTAATTCTTTATTAATATTAAAAGAATTAATATTATTACAAAGTGTTAAAAATATATCTTTAGAAATAAAAAATGAATTAAATAATAGGGTTAAAATTATTAT